TGGGGTTTGAGATAAGGTAAAACATGCAGAGAAGTGACAGgtgcagaaaaagaaagcagagaagctGCCTTTGGAAAAGAAACTGCAGAACAGTTTTCCGGACTCCTGTCCTCCATGAAAGGGTGAAATACCAAGGCTGTTTGCccagtgcagtggtggcacatgtgaAGAATTTTGCATATAAACAGCTGCTGATTCTGCTCCCAGTTGGATCCTAAGAGGGTGGCTTCTCTCCAGAGGGAAGCCTCAGCTTGGCCAGCCTGGCAGAATGACACAGATATGACACAAAATGACACAGGTGGAATGTACATCACCCCAAGGAGATGGCCTGGTGGAGAGTAGAGCCATCCCCAGGGCATGCAAAGGAAGAGGTGGTAGCAACTGCTCATCCCATGCGGCAGGAATTCTCTGAGGTAGGGCCAGCGTCATTGGATATGTAAACAGTGCCCACAACTGGGCTCCTACCCTCACCTGGGCCTCAAATTCACCTTTTCTTGAATTTGGGCACAGTGCCCTAGAAAATTGTAGCCCATGATTTTTGGAGGATTCCATCCTCATCAGGATTCTGATCTGGCATGGACTGCAGAAGGGACCCTGATCAAAAACCTCAGAATGCAGTGTTCACCTTAACCAAGTGTGAGATCCTACAGCCCTCCACATCCAGGAGAATAGAACCTGAGACTGAGCCATATCCCTCAGTAGTCTTTCTCCCTTTTAAGGAGATCAGCTTATGGGAGGGAGCAGGATGCTTCCAGAACTCATTCTGTGTCAATGATGAGGCTGATGTTGGCCAAAGGTGCTTTACAGAGCATCAACCTCATTCCATGGAGTCCTCACAAGATTCTTAAGCGTTCTTGCAGCATAGTTTAGATCCCCTGAGCCTGACTTTGAGATCTTTCCAGCATTTCCGTCTTTGTTAGCAGTCAGCTACTTCAAATTGTGTTTCCTGAACCTTAGAGTCCTGGCACCATGAAGAATATGAGCCATGGCAAAGGGATATCGTCTTTGGTTTGGTCAAGCTTGCTTTGCactgttctgtatgctgtgatacATTGATTGCCACTTGTGAATTGGAGGAGAGACTTTAACGAGCTACTGAATTAGGTCTTACCCACAGAAAGGTTTTGGGAGACGAGGGCACTGCTTGGAGCTCAATGGCCACTTGTTGACAGTTTAGGTGGTGAAAGAAATGGGTGTCCTCCAATGGGGAACTGGAGAAAAACTAGAGGTGAACTAGTATGCCCTAGGAAAAGAGAAGCATGTCACAGGAGTTTTTAATTAGGCAAGAAAAGCAAAGCTTAAGTTTCTgtgggtggaggcaggcagaagggCAGGGCATTAGTGAAAGGCAGGGGTGATTTACTTTGTAATGATTGACTTAAGGGCACTGTCCTACCCAATGGTATGCAGAGTGACAGGTGGCCTGGTGataagaaaaggaataaattacAAAGGAGGCACAGGGTGTGGACAGTCCACTGTTGTGGGTCTCTGGGGAGATGGACACAGGACTCTCagggctgctgctcctgctctgtGCCCTGCCCTGGGCTGAAGGTGGGAAGGTGCTGGTGATTCCCATGGAGGGCAGTCACTGGCTGAGCATGAGGGATGTCACCAAGGAGCTCCATGCCCAAGGCCACCAGATTGTGGTCCTGGCTCCGGACGTGACTCTTCACATCAAAGGAGAGGACTTCTTCACCTTCAAAACCTATGCCTTTCCGTACACCAATGAAGAATATCAGGAAAAAGTACTGGGAAATATAAAGAAGGCCTTTGAAACACAACATACTGTGAAGTTGTTTTTTGAAAGTATGGAAGCTCTAAGAAATTTTTCAGAACTCTATACAAATTCTTGTGTAGCACTACTGTACAATAAGACTCTGATCCAGCAACTGAATTCCAGTTCCTTCGATGTGATCTTAACGGACCCCATTTTTCCCTGTGGGGCAGTGCTTGCCAAGTACCTACAGATTCCTGCTGTGTTTTTTCTGCGCTCCATTCCCTGTGGCATAGACTATGAGGCCACACAGTGTCCAAACCCTTCTTCATATGTTCCAAGGCTACTCACAACACTTTCTGACCACATGAGCTTCCTGCAAAGAGTCAAGAACATGCTGTACCCTCTGACCTTGAAGTACATTTGCCATATCTCATTCTCTCCCTATGAACGTCTTGCCTCGGAGCTTTTGCAGAGAGAGGTGTCCTTGGTGGAGGTTCTCAGCCATGCATCAGTGTGGCTGCTCCGAGGGGACTTTGTGTTAGACTACCCCAGGCCCATCATGCCTAACATGGTCTTCATTGGGGGTATAAACTGTGCCAACAGGAAGCCGCTCCATCAGGTCTGTATTCTGCCTTTATCGCAAtaattttccaggaaaaaaatattttttttttttactttcaagtGCTTATTTATTCATCTCTCCAAAGTTATCTATATCTCTTTTTCTAAGAGGCTTTGGTAAAATTCATCTATTAAGGTGCTCAAGGTGCTATGCTTCAGGTTTTCAGAGGCCACTGTCAGGACTGAAGGGCTATAGTGGTACTCTGTTGGGACTGCCCATCCAGACACTTTTTCTACTGGTGAGTATCCTGATTCTGCACAGGAACTGAGAAATTGAGCTGTGACCTGACCCATCAGAGTGTGTGTTgctttcagactttttttttttttttttttttttttggcggttAAAGGAATCAGTGAATGTCAGTTGTTGGTGTGGCAGTTTTTAATATTGCTCTCAGGGATGAAATGGGTGTGTGTTCACAGGACGCTTGAGCACTCAACAGACCCGGAAGCAAGCTAATGAATACTTTATGGGATCAATTGGGCCAGCCACAAATCAAATGCTTGATAGTCTATGTGTAACTGAGCAGCCTCTGTATGACTGTAGATCTTCCATGATAAAACTAAATTGtctattttcaaattttagaaaactaaaagaaaaatagtctaGAGAAGTCTATCATAACAAAACTTTTTACTTTATCATAGGGTAGAGGTGGAGAGTAAGATGTACGTTTAGTCCTGAGGCTACTGGCTACTTCCCAGTCCAGTCAGCTTGTCTGACAGTAATTGAAACTATACTAAATGGTTTAATGAAGATTTAAGGAAGTTAAATGAATCTGTATTTAATGAGAAAACCTGTGTGCTGGGtcaggtctgtaatcctagcacttcggaAGCTGAGACAGGGTTATGAGTCCAAGTCCAGCCTTAACTACATAATGAGAGCCTGAACTGGGATACACAGTAAGAGccggagaggggaggagggaaagaagaggaggaagggaggagagagagaagaggggttaggagaaagaaggaatgaggaaGATGAGAGTGAgtaggggaaagaggagaaagaactgATGAACATGGGGAACGGGAAATTCTGGAAACATAAGCTAATAAAATGGAGAAGGTACCTTTCTTCCAGTTTGGAGGCTGCAGCATAAAATCAAAGGGAAGGTGGTTATTTAAAGGCAGTATAATTTCTTCCAAATGCTTTCAGCCATGTTCCAAAGCCAAACCCAAAAGAGCTGTGTTTGAACTCCAGCCACTGTGACTGGCtttttgaattcttgatcctgtTTTAGGTAGAACAGGGCCTCCTAGTCATCTGGGCCTTACAGTGTATTTCTCTTCCTTGCCTGGTGCATTCTGGAAAATTCTCCCAGTAGTTCCATGAAGGGATCCCCTGTAGTGGATTGGAATGCTTCAAAAATATTAGGTGAGAAGTGCATGTGTGTCAaggtgctcatgtggaggtcaagaACAATTTCAACTTCCGGttgctggttctctcctcccaccataggtcccaaggatcaaagTCAAGTTGCCAGGCTTGTGCAGGAAGTGCTCTTATAAGTCCACTGGTGGATTCAAGAGGCTCCCCTTTGCACAGGAAATGCCTTTTGACCACTATGACAAGCCTTCCCTAAAAGAGGACCTTCCACAGGGATGTCTGCAGAAGTCTTTTGAGACTGaacaatttttgaaaagattttcaaGCTTGAcaattcattaaaatgttttttttttgtttgttttttttttatagttgggtctggtggcacatgctgtGAATTCttacacttgggaagcagagtagatttctgtgaattcaagaccatcctggcctacatgagttccagtccagccaggaaCTTTCCATTTACAGCTCCATTAATCTAGGATATATGAATGCTGATTCTTCTTTTTGCTCTCAACTATTAAAACTAGCCAGAGCTGAAGATCTATGACCTCTGAGTGACTTGCTATGCCAGGCTCTTTGCCTACCATGgtcttttttccactgtgtagTTTCAGACTCACTCATTCCATTCTACCATGGGTACTGATTTCCACATTTAACCATCACAGAACTGTACATTTTGTTATCCCCAAATCCTTAATACTTCCTACCAGTTCAGATACAAACCCACACTAACATTCTACTCAGTGTCTTTCCCTCCTGTTTTTATGTGGTCTGCACATGTctgcatattgtgtgtgtgtgtgtgtgtgtgtgtgtgtgtgcgcgcgcgcgcacacgtgaGGAGGTCTAAAGCAGATGTCAGGAATCAGCCTCTATTACTTGTCCACCTTATCCAgagtctctcaaaaaaaaaaaaaaaaaatccagagcttGCCAATATGGCTcatcttgctagccagcttgctctggggatcccatgcctctgctttctgaggacTATCACATACACCAGACCTtatgtgggtttctggggatgCTTACCTAGTAAGCACCGAAACCcctgggccatcttcccagccctcagTCACTGTCTTCATTAGCTCCCTAggctaaagaaaacatttgtttcaAAGTCTGGTAGTTGGTCTGATTTGAGCACTTGTTATTGTTAGAAAGCAGCTGTGATTTCTAAAGGCTCTGTGCGCCCTGGGGAACAGTGCTGAATCTCATGTTTCTGCTGTGTATTGTACATGTATGTCCCAGCATGAGGTTACACTAGGGGTAGTATGGGTATCCAGCATATTTTCATGTAGTCTTAGTTTATAATAATGTGCTTAGGTCCCATGACCTCTTGGCAGAGATTTACAAAGTGTGGCAATTTAAACCTATTCAGATCCCTTTTGCTTCCATGTCTTCACTGATGACATTGGAGTGAGGTAGAACATTGTGTGGTATACCCTCTAAAGACAGCCATCTTCTGCAAGGTTTGAATAGGAAGCACCCAACTGAGCTAAAAGAATGGACTCTATTGTTACATAcatagttacatatatatatatatatatatatatatatatatatatatatatatatatatatatattacatatggcAATCGAGAACCTTGTTTAGCCTTCAAAAGGTACTTCTATTCACTTCCAGAATTTTCCACTGTTGTAGAACaaatttagggctgagcactaaCCAGCTCTGAGACTTTGACTGATAAATGCAGCCCTAAACATTCAGAGACCATGGTCCTGGCAACCCCTTTTGCCCATTGAAATGGATTTCAGATTCCTAGCCTACAAAACTTGGGAAGAATAAATGTGATAGACATTACCAAGTTCGTGGTAATTCATTGCAGCAGGGACCAGAATCTACCTAGTGTACTTTTTCAATTAAACTGCTTTCAAAAGCTTAGTTTTAACCTTTTGTTTTAAACAGTAGTCAATTGTTCCTATATCACCATCATTTTAGGTAAGTGAAAAGCTACTTTTTTCCAATTTACTTTAAACTAAATAATTAGTATATTCCTATCTTTCACCACAGTGTGAGTGTGGGGAAGTGGAGCTATATGGCTACACTTCACAGAAAGCTCTCTAGGTCGAATTATCAACAAAATGGACATTGTGCGATTTTAGGTGCTGTGAACAGTGTTTCCTACCACTAGGACAGAACGGTGGTCTGCCTCAGGATTAAGTTTAATGAGTGCCAAAGGCATACAGATATTTACAACAGGCATAAAGACCAAGAGAGATCCTATCCCTGCAGTCCCAACAAGAAGAGGCACCGGCACGAACTGTATATAATGTCTTGAATACAGTTGTTCTGAAAGTAGAGTTCCCTTGAAAACgcttttaaacaaaaaagtcCTGATAGTCCTTAAAACACACTTTATGCCTTTACTCAGTATCGATGCGAAGCAACTGCTCTTTGCCGTTAATTATCAGGGATTTTAACTCTCCGTCTTCTTCCACTTCCACTCTTTCTTGGCCATTCTCAACGATTCTCTTGGTGGTGATTTTTTTGCCATTAACTATTTCGGTGGAGGTTGACACCGACTTGAAGTTGCCTGCCGCGCCCCCgccacaggacatggagaaagaagaaactcCCGAGTTGCCCGGAGAACCGAAGGATGTGAATCCGGTATCTAAGGAAGCAAAGCCACCCCCGAAAGTCGGGAAgtgggtgaaggaggaggagaagggtacGGCCCCTCGGCTTCGGCTTCCTCGGGTGCTCCTCCGTTCCCCAAAGAAGTTCTCAAACGGGTCTCCGAAGAAGTCGAACGAGAAGGGGTCGCGGCCCCCGAAGAACTCCCTGAAGACCTCGGCGGGGTCTCGGAAGGAGAAGACGTACTGGAAGGCGTCCTGGAACGGGCTGCcggccgcgccgccgccgcccacctCGCCCACCTCGCCGCAGCGGTCGTACACCTCTCGCTTGCGGGCGTCCGAGAGGACCTCGTAGGCCTGCGCCACCTGCTTGAACCGCCTCTCGGCCTCCTCCTTGTGCTCAGGGTTCTTGTCCGGGTGCCACTTGAGCGCTAGCTTACGGTACGCCTTGCGGATGGCCTCGGCCGAGGCCTGCCGCGGCACGCCCAGCACCTCGTAGTAGTCCACCATGGCGGCTGGCCGGCCCGCGGCCTAGGCGCTTCAGCGCGGCTGGTGGCTGCTGAACGCCCGCTTACCCGCCGGCGCCGCCCGCGCGCGCCCTTGTGACGTGGACGCCTCTCATTGGTGGAGGCGGGCGGCGCTTCAGCCTATCAGGATGGAGGGCTCCAGGGGTTGGTTCCGCTCCCAACAAGGCCCAGGGATGCTTAGGGTTAGGGATGGGGCTGAGTCCGGCGGCCTGTGTCCTCCTGCTTGGTTTTGTTGGTGTCCTGTGAAGGACAAAAGACAACTTAGGGGAGAGGCTGTGGTTCTGGCTGCCATAGAAAAGTACTACTtcactttttcctccttctcctctccctcctcctccacttctcctctcccccctttcccttctcagtctcctcccatttccccttCCTCGTCCTCTTACCCCTATCTTACCCctattctcctcttcctcctccctatcgctcctttttcttcatctccctttcttcttctgctgctgctctcccttctcttctcagcTGTGTAGAtcaagctagtcttgaacttccGGTGATGCCCTGCTGCATCCACATCCTGAGCTGTGCTTCACAAAGTTGGCTCTTTAAAATGGGTTTCTGTGCCCTGCCCCAAGTCAGCTTTCCTTCAGCCGGGTAAGAGGATAAGGAAGTTGACAGGGGTGGCTTTTGTCTGACTCTGAAGGACAGTGATTTGTGAAGGACTGAGGTCCTCAAACAGTTTGGCTTCAGGacccttcattttcatttctatggCTCTGAGGCCCATTGAGATCACAAGAAAGTAAAGCAGTGAGAAGGGCATATCTATTAGCTACATGCTGAGATAAACCATGTTCGTATGAGGAAATAACTTCTTCAGAAACTCAGAAGAGTGGtgtatgtttacatttctttaagtCACTCCAGCACTGGGCTTAATAGAGCgggattctcctgcttctgcattCAATCTACTGTGATTTCACACATGGAGTAACCTTCAGAAAACTCTACCATACGCTTATGAGAAAATGAGATCTTTAAAGAGTCAGTATCCCTGTGGGTGGAAATAGTTTTGATGTTGTAAAATTCCCTTGGAAGGTCCTCAGGGTTCCCTAGCTAATACTTGGAGAGCCATTGTTGTCCTGAACAAAATAGTTAGAACTTGTGGGCTGTTTTCGTACCACTGCAGGTGAGATGTTCTTGTTACCCACTCGCTGTTGTATCACGACTACGGGTTTCCTTCTGTTCTTGCTTGATACTTGTGTTATCTCCACTTCCTtacttttttaaacattatattaCCTGACTTGATCAGTTGTGAGGCAACACTCATCTATAAAGGTTACTTGGTTCTAAAGGGAAATAGTTAACCAGTGAACTTTTAAAGACTATTATGAAGGGCACTAGGTCTAACCAGGAGCGCTAGTGAACCAGAACAGTCATTGGAGTTTTTGTCACACCCAGTGTCTGAACTTGAACCTCTAGGCCTGGCACTTGGCAAACATGAAACAGTGATAGAAACCTGATTAGGAGGAAAGGGCAGATGGATTGACTAATCAGAAGAGCTACAGAGGAGAAATAATCTTCAAAAAGTGGCTCAAGGTCTAAGGAAGGGCAAGGCTAAAGGATTTGAGTGTTCTTGTGTGCCCAATGAAGCTGTTGACAAAGGCACCAGAAGCAGGGATGGTATGGGATAAGATGGGGACCAAATGATATAGTGAGATAGTTGGAAGGACAGCCTAGGGGCTGAAGCTCTGAAATAGGACCATGGCAGCTGGGTTTGAGAGAATGAACACTTGGCTTAAGTATTGGGCCTATGGTAAAAGTGGATGAGGTCTGTACAAAGACAGTTACTGAGTGCATAGCTGTGGACTGGGACCTGGGTTGATAGAGCGACTGCAAAGCTGAAAGCCTGTCTTATGAGGAATGTATCCATTATACATTGTCTAGCACATGGGCAGTTATGTGAGCTTCTAGATGATgaaaggcagggcagagaaaaaTGCTGCAGAGATACTAGGAAAACTGCCCTTTTCCTCTAGAAGATCCTTAGCTCATCCACAAGGGGATGACAAGCTTATGTGCTCTGTTTAGTATCAAGCTCTATTCTTATCCCCTCAAAGGGGCTAGGTGTCCCACAGATAGTATATTAACTTCTAGCTCCAGcttaaaaagaaatttcatttgaaaaatgggaCTTTTCAAAGACATCACATTCTTCAAGGGTTTCCAAAGTAGGACCATATTGctgctctgttctgttttctcagcCAGCAGAGCACATCTTGATGTGCCCTATAATTGGTTCAAGTTTTTCTCTGACCCTTGGACCCCCCTCCCCCTTACAGGCACTGGCCATTGGTCATTTGAGTTTTGGCTCTGGCACCTAGCATAGCACCCAGCACAGTCGGATTCATATGTTTCATGCATGTTGGTGAAGGAAGGGATTAGCTTTGTGTTTGAAATATGTTTGGTCTGTTCATGTTCCAGGGCAGATCTATTATTGGATTGCTTTGAAATGATTCTCCTTGTGGGTCATAAGAAATGTAGATTGCCTTAGATCAGTGAACAGTGTTCCTTGGCCAAGGGTAGGGTTGGGGCCCTCACCATTCAGGTCCACAGTGGCTCAGGAAGCTCTGAAGCAGCACTGTGTGCTTTGcatgtggccctgggttctatctctGGCACCATTTAAATGAAAGAGCTCATGGTTCTGAGTAATGACAGGAACAGTGTCTCATAAAAGCATTGTCATGTTTATGGGCTCTTTGTTCCATATAAGCTGCAGGTGAGTTCTCACGAAATGGAGCTTCTAAGGGTTACTGATCCTAAAGTTTAACTTGGATTGTGAGCTTTGGAATTTCAGTTAAATGCACAGCAAAAGCAAAGGCATCATTTCTGCTTACTGAGAATTAAATGTAATGGAGTGATTGAATGTGGGGAaggatttgagagagagagagagagagagagagagagagagagagagagagagagagaccctgcaaaaacacaagcaaaaccaGGATTCTGCTGAGGAAGGTGAAGGTCCAGGAAAAGGGACTTTAAGCACCTGAATGAGAGGGGTCCTGTCACCTGCACTCCCTAGAACACCAAAGTTTTAAAGttactttgtttctctttgttgttcTCAGCACTGCTCCATGCAGGCAGGACCAGCACTGTGGTCAATACTAGGATCTGTGCTTTCTTCCTGGGACTGTATAGGACATCAGTGGATTCCCAGAATGAGCACAAGACTGGGTTCTGCCCACACTCTGGTCACCCACTTCAGGAGGCATTTCTTTACAACAGCTCTTCCCTTGGTCTCCAAGGGCCTAAGATAGTGCTGTTTGAACACCTCTTTGGGCTCAAAGTCCTCCCTCTTGCTTTTTTTCCATTCATGACCTGAGGAACACAGTTTTCCATTCAACTTCTAACTAGGGCCTGTGTCTTAGCTCTGTCAGCCTCAGTGTGTTTGCAAACTGAGGGAAATAACCTTCTCCTTTGATGGGCCAGCTCTATGGGATAAGATGTGTTGCAGAATGCTTAGCTTGATAACACCTGACACATAGTACACACCTGACTTTGTTACCTTCAAGTCAATCATCAGAATTCCCCCAGGGCCTTGGGCTAGTGTGATGAGCACAATTGTACTTGTCTAACCAGCTTAtctattttgattttctgtttgtaatatgttttctcactgtttctctgaGGGAGTGTAGttctgctcttggagaggacttcTGCACATGGACTCATGTGACTTTGCCTTGTCATTCTCTACCCCAGCCTGGTTCCATTCATTTGCACTCTCAATGGGCCTCATTTATTAGCTTTAGctgtgggtctgtctgtcttGATAGAGCCTGAGCCCTGGAAAGGCAGGACACTCCTCTGTGCTGGTCTTAGCTGCAGTCCCTAGACCTAGCACTCTACTAGATTTATTAAGTATGAAGTAAAAACAGCGATAGAAGCCATGGAGATaactcagttagtaaagtgctctgcaagcgtaaggacctgagttcaaggcctaggAGCCACATGAAAATTCTGGACATGATGgggcatgcttataatcccaatgttgaggagctagagaaatgaaaattccTTGGTTCAGTAGCCTCCCAGTTTAGCTTAATTGATAGGGTCTACTCCAATGAAAGAGCCTACTTCAACACAAAATGTATGGCCTCTGGGAGATAACACCCAAGGTTACCCCTTGgactacataccacacacagacagccacggcc
This genomic window from Peromyscus leucopus breed LL Stock chromosome 13, UCI_PerLeu_2.1, whole genome shotgun sequence contains:
- the Dnajb3 gene encoding dnaJ homolog subfamily B member 3 — encoded protein: MVDYYEVLGVPRQASAEAIRKAYRKLALKWHPDKNPEHKEEAERRFKQVAQAYEVLSDARKREVYDRCGEVGEVGGGGAAGSPFQDAFQYVFSFRDPAEVFREFFGGRDPFSFDFFGDPFENFFGERRSTRGSRSRGAVPFSSSFTHFPTFGGGFASLDTGFTSFGSPGNSGVSSFSMSCGGGAAGNFKSVSTSTEIVNGKKITTKRIVENGQERVEVEEDGELKSLIINGKEQLLRIDTE
- the LOC114697897 gene encoding UDP-glucuronosyltransferase 1-2 isoform X7, with protein sequence MDTGLSGLLLLLCALPWAEGGKVLVIPMEGSHWLSMRDVTKELHAQGHQIVVLAPDVTLHIKGEDFFTFKTYAFPYTNEEYQEKVLGNIKKAFETQHTVKLFFESMEALRNFSELYTNSCVALLYNKTLIQQLNSSSFDVILTDPIFPCGAVLAKYLQIPAVFFLRSIPCGIDYEATQCPNPSSYVPRLLTTLSDHMSFLQRVKNMLYPLTLKYICHISFSPYERLASELLQREVSLVEVLSHASVWLLRGDFVLDYPRPIMPNMVFIGGINCANRKPLHQEFEAYVNASGEHGIVVFSLGSMVSEIPEKKAMEIAEALGRIPQTVLWRYTGPRPSNLAKNTILVKWLPQNDLLGHPKARAFITHSGSHGIYEGICNGVPMVMMPLFGDQMDNAKRMETRGAGVTLNVLEMTADDLENALKTVINDKSYKENIMRLSRLHKDRPIEPLDLAVFWVEYVMRNKGAPHLRPAAHDLTWYQYHSLDVIGFLLAIVLTVVFTVFKCCAYGCRKCFGKKGRVKKSHKSKTH